The stretch of DNA GACCTCGCCGATCTTCTGGCCTTTTTTGACCTGATCTCCAGCTTTCACCAGCAGTTTGGATTGATGGAAGTACAGGCTCTGGACCCCGAGGCCGTGATCAATCAGGATCAGGTTTCCACGGATTTCATATTTGCTGGCAATGACCACGGTGCCATCGTTGACGGCATAGACCGGGGTGCCGACTTTGGCCGGGAAATCTGCACCGTAATGGTATTTCACTGCATCTCCAGCTTTGTAGATGCGCTTGCTTCCAAATCCTGCTGATGTGGCTTTCACGCCGGGGTCCTGAAAGGATTTGGTCCACTGCTGGGGGGTTCTCAGGGCGTAGGCTTTGTCCAACACCTGATTTTCCACCGTCTGGTTTTTGGGGTTCAGCTTGGCTTCCACCTCGGGGGTGAAATACAGTCGGGTGGCATTGCCCCCTTTGACGGTCACAGGAATTTCGAAGGTGTCCACTTTGTCCTTGAAGGCCACTTCGATTTGCACGTTTTTGCCCACATGCCCGAGCACCACCCGTCCGAGCACCAGAGCCTCTTTGTCTTTGATGGACACCGGGCGCAGGTACTCGGCAGGTTCACGCACATCTTCGCTGGTTTCGCTCATGAAGCGCACCACGGCTTTTTCGGCGTCTTCACCTTTGAGACGCACGCTGAAGGCCTGACCGTCCCAGACTTTTTTGGGCAAGGTGATTTTCAGGTCTGCGAAGTCCAAGGTGCGGGTGTCCTCAAGGCCGGGGATGTCGAGTTTCTGACCAATGCGGATGATGTCCGAAGTCAGGTTGTTGGCCTGTTTCAGTTCCTGCACAGTGATCCCATACTGCTGGGCAATGCGGGAAAGGGTGTCTCCAGATTTCACGGTGTAGTCGGTGGCCTGCGCGAAAGACAGCAGGCCCACACACACCAGAGCGGCTTTGAGGTGCTTCATTGTGGCTCCTTGGAGTCGAGGATCAGGGTCACCGGACCATCGTTGAAAAGTTCGACTTTCATGTCAGCAGCAAAAATCCCGGTTTGCACTTCAAGCCCTTGCTTTCTGAGGAAGTGGTTGAACTCCTCCCACAGGGCTTTGGCCTGCTCGGGTTTGGCTGCCTTGGTGAACGAGGGGCGGTTTCCTCTGCGCCAGTCTGCAAACAGGGTGAACTGGCTGACCGAGAGGATTTTGCCACCAATCTGGTCCAGAGAAAGGTTCATCTTGCCTTCTTCGTCGTTGAAGATGCGCAGTTTGGCCACCTTGGAGGCCAGAAATTCTGCATCCTGCAGGGTATCGTCATGGGCAACCCCCACAAGGAGCAAGAAACCTTGCTGAATGGCTCCGGTGACCTTGCCTTCTACAGTCACTGAAGCGTGCTTGACCCGTTGAACCACAATGCGCATTCAGGCCTCGAACTGCTGGTGGTGGCCCCGAACCACCTGAATGGCATTCGACAGGATCTCGCTTTCGGTGAAATCCAGATTGCCTCTGCTTTTTTCCTGCAGCATGATCAACAGTCTCAGGCTGCTTTCCACGGTTTTTTTGGCCCGTTCTCTGGCGAGGCCATCGTTTTGAACCCGGTGGTGCACCGGGCTGTATTCGCCCATGGCCCCTTCTGCTGTTGAAAGGAGGCTCTGGACCAGTCCCACAAAGTCGGCGTTTGGCATACAAAGTGAATTATATCGTTCAAGGGAACGACTTTCGTCCGGGTCACGTACAAAGGGACATGCAAACCGAGCACATGATGGCCATCCGCCGCAAAGAGATCCAGGGGTGTGTCCTCGAAGTGATGGAGTACCAGAAGCTCCTCGGGAACCCACAATCCGCCATCGAGATGTATTACCGCGAAAAGCAAGGCATCAAACTGAAAACCCTGCGGGCCACCCTCTCTGGGGGCAAACTGGTCGCAGAACCGGGCCAACTGCAGTACATGAAAGGCCACATTGACCTGAAAGTG from Deinococcus misasensis DSM 22328 encodes:
- a CDS encoding M23 family metallopeptidase, coding for MKHLKAALVCVGLLSFAQATDYTVKSGDTLSRIAQQYGITVQELKQANNLTSDIIRIGQKLDIPGLEDTRTLDFADLKITLPKKVWDGQAFSVRLKGEDAEKAVVRFMSETSEDVREPAEYLRPVSIKDKEALVLGRVVLGHVGKNVQIEVAFKDKVDTFEIPVTVKGGNATRLYFTPEVEAKLNPKNQTVENQVLDKAYALRTPQQWTKSFQDPGVKATSAGFGSKRIYKAGDAVKYHYGADFPAKVGTPVYAVNDGTVVIASKYEIRGNLILIDHGLGVQSLYFHQSKLLVKAGDQVKKGQKIGEVGNTGLSTGPHLHWEMRVRGEATNPLEWVGKMYP
- the dtd gene encoding D-aminoacyl-tRNA deacylase; translated protein: MRIVVQRVKHASVTVEGKVTGAIQQGFLLLVGVAHDDTLQDAEFLASKVAKLRIFNDEEGKMNLSLDQIGGKILSVSQFTLFADWRRGNRPSFTKAAKPEQAKALWEEFNHFLRKQGLEVQTGIFAADMKVELFNDGPVTLILDSKEPQ
- a CDS encoding DUF1844 domain-containing protein produces the protein MPNADFVGLVQSLLSTAEGAMGEYSPVHHRVQNDGLARERAKKTVESSLRLLIMLQEKSRGNLDFTESEILSNAIQVVRGHHQQFEA